In Lemur catta isolate mLemCat1 chromosome 1, mLemCat1.pri, whole genome shotgun sequence, one DNA window encodes the following:
- the LOC123626848 gene encoding chromobox protein homolog 1-like — protein sequence MGKKQNKKKVEEVLEEEEEEYVVEKVLDRRVVKGKVEYLLKWKGFSDEDNTWEPEETLDCPDLIAEFLQSQKTAHETDKSEGGKHKADSDSEDKGEESKPKKKKEESEKPRGFARGLEPEQIIGATDSSGELMFLMKWKNSDEADLVPAKEANVKCPQVVISFYEERLTWHSYPSEDDDKKDDEN from the coding sequence atggggaaaaaacaaaacaagaagaaagtgGAGGAGGTGctagaagaggaggaagaggaatatGTGGTGGAAAAAGTTCTCGACCGTCGAGTGGTAAAGGGCAAAGTGGAGTACCTCCTAAAGTGGAAGGGTTTCTCGGATGAGGACAACACGTGGGAGCCAGAAGAGACCCTGGATTGCCCTGACCTCATTGCTGAGTTTCTACAGTCACAGAAAACAGCACATGAGACAGATAAATCAGAGGGAGGCAAGCACAAAGCTGATTCTGATTCTGAAGATAAGGGAGAAGAGAGCAaaccaaagaagaagaaagaagagtcaGAAAAGCCACGAGGTTTTGCTCGGGGTTTGGAGCCAGAGCAGATTATTGGAGCTACAGACTCCAGTGGAGAGCTCATGTTTCTGATGAAATGGAAAAACTCTGATGAGGCTGACCTGGTCCCTGCCAAGGAAGCGAATGTCAAGTGCCCACAGGTTGTCATATCCTTCTATGAGGAAAGGCTGACATGGCATTCCTACCCCTCAGAGGATGATGACAAAAAAGATGACGAGAATTAA